In one Candidatus Bathyarchaeota archaeon genomic region, the following are encoded:
- a CDS encoding glycosyltransferase family 39 protein → MQFASGQSFYFDLGATSNIKAVAILIKYGAFNVTVTPGAPGNWQQEAATNSTKPYNNQQWSEEYYKWQEVSFWQSTQYVKIDFGSSGYSTIIAEIAVISQNDQQIPIQSIHELSGGNPDLNKVADEQSLVQYPFDYMSQTYFDEIYFVRTAEQYLNRQLPYEWTHPPLGKLIQAAGIVAFGFNPFGWRIMGVIFAMLMIALVYLLGKELIGTWIGGFTAAFLITFDFMHFTMGRMGTADTYVVFFTVAYQLFFFIYLKNVFKDGWKTSTLPLLLAFIFFGLAFASKWLVLYGFIGALFILFVMRLNEVRKLEGFSAKVYGFVDRPYSQVVAFVLIAIGVYFLTYIPDMVAGRSFLDVLGLQGAMYSYHSGLTATHSFSSPWYSWPLLFDPLNPNVHTPLWLQSASFPDGLTKSTIVVLGNPAVWWVGFGAILSITVIFLKQLLQPIGRYLWSLIKHTTKNVSFKIEMPIAFLVVLFFFQWLPNALISRVLFIYHFYPCVPLMCVALAFLISKYWSNKWVKLLAVAYFALVVALFVLFYPVISGVPTPISTIDSLKWGGSWLF, encoded by the coding sequence GTGCAGTTTGCGAGTGGACAAAGCTTCTACTTTGACCTCGGCGCAACCAGCAACATAAAAGCCGTGGCTATTCTGATAAAGTATGGAGCGTTCAACGTTACCGTTACGCCGGGGGCGCCGGGCAATTGGCAGCAGGAAGCGGCAACTAACAGTACTAAACCGTACAATAACCAGCAGTGGTCCGAGGAGTATTACAAGTGGCAGGAAGTTAGTTTTTGGCAGAGCACACAGTACGTGAAAATTGACTTTGGCAGTTCAGGCTACAGCACGATTATCGCTGAAATAGCAGTCATAAGCCAAAATGACCAGCAAATCCCAATCCAGTCAATACACGAACTTAGTGGAGGGAATCCTGACCTTAACAAGGTCGCTGATGAGCAAAGTTTGGTTCAGTACCCCTTCGACTACATGTCGCAGACTTACTTTGACGAGATTTATTTTGTTCGAACGGCAGAGCAGTACTTGAATAGGCAGTTGCCTTATGAATGGACGCATCCACCGCTTGGAAAACTCATCCAAGCCGCTGGCATCGTGGCTTTCGGCTTTAATCCGTTCGGGTGGCGAATTATGGGAGTAATCTTTGCTATGTTGATGATTGCGTTGGTTTATTTGCTTGGGAAAGAGTTGATTGGCACATGGATTGGCGGCTTCACAGCGGCGTTTTTGATAACGTTTGATTTTATGCATTTCACTATGGGGCGGATGGGAACCGCTGACACGTACGTGGTATTCTTCACGGTAGCTTATCAACTGTTCTTCTTCATTTACCTAAAGAACGTGTTTAAAGACGGCTGGAAAACAAGCACTCTGCCCTTGCTTTTGGCTTTCATATTCTTCGGTTTAGCTTTTGCGTCAAAGTGGCTTGTGCTCTACGGCTTCATTGGCGCATTATTCATTCTATTTGTCATGCGGCTTAATGAAGTTAGAAAACTCGAAGGCTTTTCTGCTAAAGTGTACGGTTTTGTTGACCGTCCGTACTCTCAAGTTGTGGCTTTCGTTTTAATAGCCATCGGCGTTTACTTTTTGACGTATATTCCAGACATGGTTGCAGGCAGGTCATTCCTTGATGTCTTAGGGCTACAGGGCGCCATGTACAGTTATCATTCGGGTTTAACTGCGACGCATTCTTTCTCTTCACCATGGTACAGTTGGCCGCTACTCTTCGATCCCTTAAACCCCAACGTACATACTCCGCTCTGGCTTCAAAGTGCATCTTTTCCAGATGGACTTACTAAGTCGACTATTGTGGTGTTGGGCAATCCAGCGGTTTGGTGGGTCGGCTTTGGCGCAATACTAAGTATCACAGTTATCTTTCTAAAGCAACTTCTTCAACCCATAGGCAGGTACTTGTGGTCGTTAATCAAGCATACAACAAAAAACGTGTCCTTTAAAATAGAGATGCCGATTGCTTTCCTTGTTGTTTTGTTCTTTTTCCAGTGGCTCCCCAACGCACTGATAAGTCGTGTACTGTTCATCTACCACTTCTACCCGTGTGTGCCTCTAATGTGCGTGGCTTTAGCGTTCCTGATTAGCAAGTACTGGAGTAATAAATGGGTCAAACTGTTAGCAGTAGCCTACTTCGCACTCGTAGTAGCTCTGTTTGTCCTGTTCTATCCTGTCATCTCGGGCGTGCCGACGCCGATTTCAACCATTGACAGCTTGAAGTGGGGCGGCAGTTGGTTGTTCTAA
- a CDS encoding glycosyltransferase family 2 protein gives MTQAIVPNVSVQVSVVLPAYNEVDFLEPAVTKISQSLEELGCTYEIVIAEDGSTDGTDKKAAQLAQTFTFVRHIHREQRLGRGTALNNAFRQSSGTVLVYMDLDLATDLKYLKPLIEAITVEGFDFSTGSRMLPESKAERTFRRRLSSKSYNFFVRRMLGSKLRDHQCGFKAFKREPLMQLLGEIEATHWFWDTEILVRAQKKGFKVKEFAVEWKSGKGTKVNMVKDSWSMFRQVVSLWWKLKRKKV, from the coding sequence ATGACACAAGCGATAGTTCCAAACGTTTCGGTGCAGGTTTCAGTTGTTTTGCCAGCTTACAACGAAGTGGATTTTTTGGAGCCAGCTGTAACAAAAATAAGCCAATCGCTTGAGGAACTGGGTTGTACTTATGAAATAGTTATTGCTGAGGACGGCAGCACAGACGGCACAGACAAAAAAGCAGCCCAGTTAGCCCAGACGTTTACGTTCGTTAGGCACATTCACAGGGAACAGCGGCTTGGACGAGGAACCGCACTCAACAACGCCTTTCGGCAGAGCAGCGGCACGGTTTTGGTTTACATGGATTTGGACTTAGCCACCGACCTCAAATACCTAAAACCTCTTATCGAAGCCATTACAGTGGAAGGTTTTGATTTTTCAACTGGCTCTAGGATGCTTCCCGAAAGCAAGGCTGAACGCACTTTTCGCCGAAGGCTGAGTTCCAAATCTTACAATTTTTTTGTGAGGCGCATGCTTGGCTCCAAGCTCCGTGACCATCAGTGTGGCTTTAAAGCGTTCAAACGAGAACCGCTTATGCAGTTGCTTGGCGAAATTGAGGCGACGCATTGGTTTTGGGATACAGAGATTCTTGTGCGGGCGCAAAAGAAAGGGTTTAAGGTGAAGGAGTTTGCGGTGGAGTGGAAAAGCGGCAAGGGCACCAAGGTGAATATGGTTAAGGATTCATGGAGCATGTTTCGGCAAGTAGTTTCGCTTTGGTGGAAACTAAAGCGGAAAAAGGTTTAG
- a CDS encoding zinc ribbon domain-containing protein has translation MSYCPKCGNKVDETMVFCPRCGASLKGAPPPSQAPPAPQYRPRDEKSEKNEKQEKREKEEEPEKREKNEKGEQGFLGFLIGGLILITLGLFSLLRFTGFYTSGESWAVMLLIIGVIIIIGAIYVALIARRRSPQPR, from the coding sequence ATGTCGTATTGTCCAAAATGTGGCAATAAAGTTGACGAAACAATGGTGTTCTGCCCACGTTGCGGAGCATCCCTAAAAGGTGCGCCCCCGCCAAGTCAAGCACCCCCTGCCCCTCAGTATCGACCAAGGGACGAAAAATCAGAAAAGAATGAGAAGCAGGAGAAAAGAGAGAAGGAAGAAGAACCTGAAAAAAGAGAAAAAAACGAGAAGGGCGAGCAGGGCTTTTTGGGCTTTTTAATCGGCGGCTTAATCCTCATCACGTTGGGGCTTTTCTCTCTGTTGCGGTTCACTGGTTTCTACACTTCGGGAGAAAGCTGGGCTGTTATGCTGCTAATCATCGGAGTAATCATCATCATTGGCGCCATCTACGTAGCGCTCATTGCACGTAGGCGCTCCCCACAACCGCGTTAA
- a CDS encoding GH3 auxin-responsive promoter family protein, translating to MLPDQDSINSILQPYVQPWYDSIENPAKAQEKVLAELLQKYGATEYGKNHHATNIKSIADYQANFPIINYSGLVPYLAQVRESNYKAFLPEPPVCWVMTRGSTGKSKVLPATQTHLKQIFGCGARALINYAIKNKNYEVFLGVILNLNFPSSVHTMNCDGKEVTYGYSSGTYARLNPMFDRVSLLPRQEDIDALGCGIGRKDWAQRFELVYQQALKENVTATMGVTPVILSFAKYVLRKHGKKPVDLWKPKALFCTSVRKIQFKYGPILKKYYGNVPIVEMYTATEGVFAQQLDDLPYITPNYDAYFFEVATGKGVKMLHELKRGEWGRLLLSSCMFPRYDISDLIEAAGKNYFRVFGRNTALTLLEHRLYRLFLGWLL from the coding sequence ATGTTGCCTGACCAAGACAGCATCAACAGCATCCTGCAACCGTATGTTCAGCCATGGTACGACTCCATAGAGAACCCAGCCAAAGCACAGGAAAAAGTTTTAGCTGAACTGCTGCAAAAATACGGCGCAACCGAGTATGGCAAAAACCACCACGCAACAAACATAAAAAGCATAGCTGATTATCAGGCAAACTTTCCCATAATCAACTATTCAGGATTAGTCCCGTACCTTGCGCAGGTAAGAGAAAGCAATTACAAGGCGTTTTTGCCTGAACCACCCGTGTGCTGGGTTATGACGCGGGGCTCAACGGGAAAATCCAAAGTGTTGCCTGCAACTCAAACGCACCTCAAACAGATTTTCGGCTGCGGCGCAAGAGCACTGATAAACTACGCAATCAAAAACAAAAATTACGAGGTCTTTTTAGGAGTAATTCTTAACTTGAATTTTCCCTCCTCCGTTCACACAATGAACTGCGACGGCAAAGAAGTCACTTACGGCTACAGTTCAGGCACCTACGCGCGGCTTAACCCCATGTTTGACAGAGTGAGCCTTCTGCCGCGTCAAGAAGACATTGACGCTTTAGGCTGCGGCATCGGCAGAAAAGATTGGGCTCAAAGGTTTGAGCTTGTTTATCAGCAGGCGCTCAAAGAGAACGTTACTGCGACCATGGGCGTGACGCCAGTGATTCTCTCTTTTGCCAAGTATGTTCTGCGTAAGCACGGCAAAAAACCAGTTGACCTATGGAAACCCAAAGCGCTCTTCTGTACCAGCGTGCGCAAAATCCAATTCAAGTACGGGCCAATCTTAAAAAAATACTACGGCAACGTGCCCATAGTGGAAATGTACACGGCGACCGAAGGTGTTTTCGCTCAGCAACTAGACGATTTACCCTACATAACACCCAATTATGACGCATACTTTTTCGAGGTTGCGACGGGCAAGGGTGTGAAAATGCTTCATGAGCTTAAGCGCGGCGAGTGGGGCAGATTGCTTTTGTCTTCTTGCATGTTTCCGCGTTATGATATTAGCGACTTGATTGAGGCGGCGGGCAAAAACTATTTTCGAGTGTTCGGAAGAAACACGGCTCTAACGCTTTTGGAGCATAGGCTTTATCGTCTATTTTTAGGCTGGCTACTTTAA
- a CDS encoding S-methyl-5-thioribose-1-phosphate isomerase: MGENVRETAERIKKLQVQGARNVAIAAVQAMQMLAKQSKAKTKTQFLAELKEAQKILAATRETEPLMRNAMHYLIVQAQNADTEKVAKLSQTVVSAASQFLADLATSRERIAEIGAKRIRDGTVVFTHCHSSTVTRLLAKAKAEGKNFKVICTETRPAFQGRITAREMVELGVETTFIVDSAARTFMDSADIVIVGADAITSEGNVVNKIGTSGLAVLAHEARVPFYVVSELLKFNPETLGGECERIEQRTPAEVWSDAPAKLIVRNPAFDVTRNRYIHGLICEEGIISPQIIVQVMREKYPWVF, encoded by the coding sequence ATGGGAGAAAATGTTAGGGAAACAGCGGAACGAATCAAAAAACTGCAAGTTCAAGGCGCAAGAAACGTCGCCATAGCCGCAGTTCAAGCGATGCAAATGCTTGCAAAACAGTCAAAGGCAAAAACCAAAACCCAATTCCTAGCAGAACTAAAAGAAGCACAAAAAATCCTCGCGGCAACACGGGAAACTGAGCCGTTGATGCGCAATGCCATGCATTACCTAATAGTGCAAGCCCAGAACGCGGACACTGAAAAAGTAGCAAAGTTAAGCCAAACGGTTGTTTCTGCCGCCAGCCAATTTCTTGCAGATTTGGCTACTTCAAGAGAACGCATAGCCGAAATAGGAGCTAAACGCATCCGCGACGGCACCGTAGTGTTCACGCACTGCCACTCTTCAACTGTGACTCGCTTGCTTGCCAAAGCCAAAGCAGAAGGCAAAAACTTCAAGGTTATCTGTACAGAGACACGTCCTGCTTTTCAGGGGAGAATAACAGCGCGCGAAATGGTAGAGCTTGGCGTTGAAACCACTTTTATTGTTGACTCAGCCGCACGAACCTTCATGGACAGCGCTGACATTGTTATCGTGGGCGCTGACGCCATCACCTCAGAGGGCAATGTAGTCAACAAAATTGGCACCAGCGGACTCGCGGTTTTAGCGCATGAAGCCAGAGTGCCCTTCTATGTGGTTTCGGAACTGCTCAAGTTTAACCCAGAAACGCTTGGCGGCGAGTGCGAAAGAATCGAGCAGAGAACCCCAGCAGAGGTTTGGAGCGATGCACCAGCTAAACTTATAGTTCGCAATCCCGCTTTCGATGTTACCCGAAACAGGTACATTCATGGGTTAATCTGTGAAGAAGGCATAATCTCGCCGCAAATCATAGTGCAGGTTATGCGTGAAAAGTACCCGTGGGTTTTCTAA
- a CDS encoding B12-binding domain-containing radical SAM protein, whose protein sequence is MRVLFIEPPKDIWFVMGEYLPPPYGIIQLAAYLEKTVKNVEIQILDCNAERVDWKKMEERIAAFNPDVVACASLATCNAYAVVKTLETAKRMAPKALTVTGGQHFTATAQDSLQRYPEIDAIVRNEGEQTLAELVSAHQQGAGFQNIQGISFRNGTEITHNPARPLIADLEDLPYPGYHLVKGNMHKYHFSAMSGKRAPYALIEGARGCNHQCTFCTQWRHWQACWRLKTAKRIADEMAYCSREFGSEMIWLTDDNFGAGQRPKEIAEEIIAKQLPDVSWFVQARCDDIIRNKDTLPLLAKSGLSWVLLGVENSSPATLDYFKKGITPNDAKTAVRLLRDNGIFAHAMVIIGNRKETHQSILQLREFANDLDPDFIMFGILTPFPGTEVYAEAERNGWIEDQNWSHYDMIHAIMPTETLSTKQVQEELYGCYRDFYGHWGRRLGGLFSSRPMKRRTYWHMLMSGVLGKIKSLF, encoded by the coding sequence TTGAGAGTCCTGTTTATCGAGCCGCCGAAAGACATATGGTTTGTCATGGGCGAATACCTGCCACCGCCTTACGGCATCATCCAACTCGCCGCCTATCTGGAAAAAACCGTGAAAAACGTCGAAATACAAATTTTAGATTGCAACGCCGAGAGGGTCGATTGGAAGAAGATGGAGGAGCGCATTGCCGCTTTTAACCCCGATGTGGTGGCTTGTGCTTCTTTGGCTACCTGCAACGCTTATGCTGTCGTGAAAACTCTTGAAACTGCTAAACGCATGGCTCCAAAAGCGCTCACAGTTACAGGCGGGCAACACTTCACCGCAACAGCCCAAGACAGCCTCCAGCGCTACCCAGAAATCGACGCCATCGTCCGTAACGAGGGAGAACAAACCCTAGCTGAATTAGTAAGCGCGCACCAACAGGGAGCAGGGTTCCAAAACATTCAAGGCATCTCCTTTAGGAACGGCACAGAAATCACACATAATCCAGCTAGACCTTTGATTGCAGACTTGGAGGATTTGCCATATCCAGGCTACCATCTTGTCAAAGGCAATATGCACAAATATCATTTTTCGGCTATGTCGGGTAAAAGGGCGCCATATGCTCTAATCGAAGGCGCTCGCGGATGCAACCATCAATGCACCTTCTGTACTCAGTGGCGTCACTGGCAAGCATGCTGGCGACTCAAAACCGCCAAGCGAATTGCGGATGAAATGGCGTATTGTAGTCGGGAGTTTGGAAGTGAGATGATTTGGTTGACTGATGACAATTTTGGTGCTGGTCAACGTCCAAAAGAAATTGCTGAAGAAATCATCGCTAAACAGTTGCCTGATGTGTCTTGGTTTGTTCAGGCTCGATGCGACGACATAATCCGCAACAAAGACACACTGCCATTGTTGGCTAAGTCTGGGTTGAGCTGGGTGCTGCTTGGGGTGGAGAATTCGAGTCCTGCCACGCTGGATTACTTCAAGAAAGGCATCACGCCTAATGATGCAAAGACGGCAGTGCGGCTTCTACGTGACAACGGCATCTTCGCCCACGCAATGGTCATTATCGGCAACCGCAAAGAAACTCACCAATCCATACTTCAGCTTCGAGAGTTTGCTAACGACTTAGACCCTGACTTCATAATGTTTGGCATCTTAACGCCTTTTCCAGGCACAGAAGTTTACGCCGAGGCAGAGCGCAACGGGTGGATTGAGGACCAAAACTGGAGCCACTATGACATGATTCACGCCATCATGCCAACTGAAACGCTTTCAACCAAGCAGGTGCAAGAGGAGCTTTATGGCTGTTACCGTGACTTCTACGGTCACTGGGGCAGGCGATTGGGCGGGTTGTTTTCGAGTAGACCGATGAAGCGGCGCACGTACTGGCACATGTTAATGTCGGGAGTTTTGGGCAAGATAAAATCCCTGTTTTAG
- a CDS encoding zinc-ribbon domain-containing protein has translation MVYCSKCGTQNPDDSVHCTNCGAPLYSVGERYRGSDREHYRKVESECFGLPNGGAIVGLVIGVLIIFFGLNLFLQATYGISIDFWPLIIIIFGVLLVVGALYRYRRYGGRRS, from the coding sequence ATGGTTTACTGTAGTAAATGCGGCACCCAAAACCCCGACGACAGTGTTCATTGCACAAACTGTGGCGCTCCACTCTACAGTGTAGGCGAACGCTACCGAGGAAGCGACAGAGAACACTACCGTAAAGTGGAAAGCGAATGTTTTGGCTTGCCGAACGGCGGCGCGATTGTAGGACTCGTTATCGGCGTCCTCATAATCTTTTTCGGGTTAAACTTGTTCTTGCAGGCAACCTACGGCATATCAATCGACTTCTGGCCACTTATCATTATTATTTTCGGTGTACTTCTCGTGGTTGGAGCGCTTTATCGATATAGAAGATATGGCGGGCGTCGCTCTTAG
- a CDS encoding arcadin 1 — protein sequence MKCLFRVRVNKIESTRDLDGNLGKRIELLEEREVNPYVLRPQSEEMKMAQDIMQALQQQMPFLPQRTQMATPKIILFLTEHEYDSLGITFDVNQVYEVALENQSIHFRKI from the coding sequence GTGAAATGCTTGTTCCGAGTTAGAGTCAACAAAATCGAATCAACCCGCGATTTAGACGGCAACCTAGGAAAAAGAATCGAACTCCTCGAAGAGCGAGAAGTTAACCCCTACGTTTTAAGACCACAATCCGAAGAAATGAAAATGGCACAAGACATCATGCAAGCACTCCAGCAACAAATGCCTTTTTTGCCCCAACGCACCCAAATGGCAACACCAAAAATAATCCTCTTCCTAACGGAACACGAATACGACAGTCTAGGCATAACCTTTGACGTGAATCAAGTTTACGAGGTTGCCCTCGAAAACCAGTCAATTCATTTTAGGAAAATTTGA
- a CDS encoding acylphosphatase, translating to MQTRAHVFVRGRVQGVFFRQKTKQQARSLGVNGWVRNLDDGRVEAIFEGEESAVKALVDFCSEGPKGALVTDVSVEWETFKDEFHSFDIVY from the coding sequence ATGCAAACCCGCGCGCATGTCTTTGTTAGAGGCAGAGTTCAAGGCGTCTTCTTTAGACAAAAAACCAAACAGCAAGCTCGCAGTTTAGGCGTAAACGGTTGGGTTCGCAATCTTGATGATGGAAGAGTTGAAGCAATTTTTGAAGGCGAGGAATCAGCCGTTAAAGCGCTCGTGGATTTCTGCAGTGAGGGCCCAAAGGGTGCTTTGGTAACCGATGTCTCTGTTGAGTGGGAAACTTTCAAGGATGAATTCCATAGTTTCGATATAGTTTACTAA
- a CDS encoding flavodoxin family protein, with product MKILGLVGSPRKASNTDSLVSTILDGASKNNHETEKVYLYNVDVEPCVDCRGCKKGSYQCVLKDGMQELYPKLEQADVIVFGTPLYWYGPSAKMKLFVDRLRPFIVSKKLRGKRAVLVVPSEEGADACNLTVGMFKLSFRYLEMDLVSVILPTASERAEVMTQPQVLKEAFEIGKSLQ from the coding sequence ATGAAGATTCTGGGTTTAGTTGGGAGTCCCCGAAAAGCAAGCAACACTGACTCGCTTGTATCTACTATTCTAGATGGCGCAAGCAAGAACAATCATGAAACGGAGAAGGTTTACCTCTACAATGTAGACGTTGAGCCCTGTGTAGATTGCAGAGGCTGCAAAAAAGGTTCCTATCAATGTGTGCTCAAGGATGGCATGCAAGAGCTTTACCCTAAACTAGAACAAGCGGATGTCATAGTTTTTGGTACACCGCTCTACTGGTATGGTCCCTCAGCGAAAATGAAGCTGTTTGTCGATAGGTTACGACCATTTATTGTTTCTAAGAAGCTGCGGGGTAAGCGGGCTGTTTTGGTTGTTCCCTCCGAGGAAGGAGCAGACGCTTGTAATCTGACTGTTGGCATGTTTAAGTTATCTTTTAGGTATTTGGAGATGGACTTAGTTAGTGTAATTTTGCCTACCGCTTCAGAGCGAGCAGAAGTGATGACTCAACCCCAAGTGTTGAAGGAAGCGTTTGAAATCGGAAAAAGCCTTCAGTAG